From one Candidatus Marinarcus aquaticus genomic stretch:
- the sufB gene encoding Fe-S cluster assembly protein SufB: MANKEELQQILHHDYELGFETLVQSETFAKGLNEEVIKAISAKKNEPQWLLEFRLKAYKKWLSMKEPTWANLKYAKIDYQDISYFSAPKKPLDSLDEVDPEILKTYERLGIPLDEQKQLAGVAVDAVFDSVSVKTTFQKELEELGIIFCSISEAANAHPEILKKYLASVVPVGDNFFACLNSAVFTDGSFVYIPPNTRCPMELSTYFRINALNTGQFERTLIICDEGSYVSYNEGCSAPSRDNRQLHAAVVELVALKNSQIKYSTIQNWYPGDDTGKGGILNFVTKRGLCAGENSKISWTQVETGSSLTWKYPSCVLKGDHSVGEFYSVAISSRAQQADTGTKMIHLGANTKSTIISKGISAMNGVNAYRGLVRMSKKAHNARNVSQCDSLLIGNQCKAHTYPYHEIKNMSAQVEHEATTSKISDEQLFYLNQRGIQEEDAIAMIVNGFCKEVLKELPMEFAAEAKELLSISLEGSVG, from the coding sequence ATGGCGAATAAAGAAGAGCTACAACAAATACTGCATCACGACTATGAATTGGGGTTTGAAACTTTAGTTCAAAGTGAAACTTTTGCAAAAGGTTTAAATGAAGAGGTCATTAAAGCTATCTCTGCAAAAAAAAATGAACCACAATGGCTTTTAGAGTTCAGGCTCAAAGCTTATAAGAAATGGTTGAGCATGAAAGAGCCTACTTGGGCAAACCTGAAATATGCCAAAATTGATTATCAAGATATCTCATACTTTTCAGCGCCTAAAAAACCTTTAGACTCTTTAGATGAAGTTGACCCAGAGATTTTAAAAACATATGAACGTTTAGGTATCCCTTTAGATGAACAAAAACAGCTTGCAGGTGTAGCAGTGGATGCAGTGTTTGATTCAGTATCAGTGAAAACCACTTTTCAAAAAGAGCTTGAAGAGTTGGGCATCATATTTTGTTCTATTTCAGAAGCTGCCAATGCACATCCAGAGATTTTAAAAAAATATCTGGCTTCTGTTGTACCTGTGGGAGATAACTTTTTTGCATGTTTGAACTCTGCAGTATTCACCGATGGAAGTTTTGTATATATTCCACCCAACACGCGTTGCCCAATGGAATTATCAACCTATTTTAGAATCAATGCATTAAACACAGGACAGTTTGAACGTACACTGATCATTTGTGATGAGGGTTCCTATGTTTCATACAATGAAGGGTGTTCTGCCCCTTCACGAGATAACAGACAACTTCATGCCGCTGTCGTTGAGCTTGTTGCATTAAAGAACAGTCAAATCAAATACTCCACAATTCAAAACTGGTATCCTGGGGATGACACCGGTAAAGGGGGAATTTTAAACTTCGTAACCAAACGAGGCTTGTGTGCAGGTGAAAATTCAAAAATTTCATGGACACAAGTAGAAACGGGCTCTAGTTTAACGTGGAAATACCCATCGTGTGTTTTAAAAGGAGACCACTCCGTGGGTGAATTTTACTCTGTGGCAATTTCATCACGTGCACAACAAGCCGACACAGGTACTAAAATGATTCATTTAGGAGCCAATACCAAATCAACGATCATCTCAAAAGGTATTTCGGCCATGAACGGTGTGAATGCGTACAGAGGATTGGTTCGTATGAGTAAAAAAGCACACAATGCACGAAACGTTTCACAGTGTGACTCCTTGCTTATTGGAAACCAATGTAAAGCACACACCTACCCTTATCATGAGATTAAGAACATGAGTGCACAAGTAGAACATGAAGCAACCACCTCTAAAATCTCAGATGAACAACTCTTTTATCTCAATCAAAGAGGAATCCAAGAAGAGGATGCCATTGCGATGATTGTGAATGGTTTTTGTAAAGAGGTATTAAAAGAGTTGCCAATGGAGTTTGCAGCTGAAGCAAAAGAGTTACTCAGTATCTCTTTAGAGGGAAGTGTAGGATAA
- a CDS encoding PAS domain-containing protein has translation MQGKETVLEDYAFLVSETDEKGNIIFANDDFCEIAEYTVDELIGKPHSIVRHSDMPKVAFKDLWDTVKAGKVWTGYVKNGTKSGGYYWVFATVFPTTTSEGSKGYLSCRRKASKEEIEEHEALYQELKAKE, from the coding sequence ATGCAAGGTAAAGAGACAGTATTAGAAGATTATGCTTTTTTAGTCAGTGAAACGGATGAAAAAGGAAATATCATATTTGCTAACGATGATTTTTGTGAAATTGCAGAATACACAGTAGATGAACTTATTGGAAAACCCCATAGCATTGTACGACACTCTGATATGCCAAAAGTTGCTTTTAAAGACCTCTGGGATACTGTAAAAGCAGGAAAAGTTTGGACTGGATATGTAAAAAATGGTACCAAATCGGGTGGATATTATTGGGTATTTGCTACTGTTTTCCCTACAACCACTTCAGAAGGAAGCAAAGGCTATCTTTCATGCCGAAGAAAAGCAAGCAAAGAAGAGATTGAAGAACATGAAGCTTTGTATCAAGAGCTTAAAGCCAAAGAGTAA
- a CDS encoding methyl-accepting chemotaxis protein — MSHFLSLINIILAIIYFFKKKAKMFLNTPTKTRILVNMALSQLGFAAISIVAILSEHAVGAIIAVNVAFALVIAYTNYAAMNRIVGGIERVKEYMEDLMEFVFYRKNKVRKAIYIKNDDIGLILRELNEYADKFNEMRNNDMHVLGEVVIALDKVSQGIYNTRIHSDSNNFMIHALKKVVNQMLDTTDHNMEKLVQIVEEYTNSDYRNQMDINPILKGKMKLTLERINQLGRELNENARKNLKNGELLEYNSTTMNQSVENLASKANEQAASLEQTAAAVEEITSITKNNAQNASKMANLSEVVRESVLEGEKLATKTANSMDEINEQVTAINEAISVIDQIAFQTNILSLNAAVEAATAGEAGKGFAVVAQEVRNLASRSAEAAKEIKEIVENATLKTNDGKDISDEMSQGYENLNKLITQTIDLIKDVSNSSKEQLTGIEQINDAVTMLDRVTQDNAHEANNVSSIAQETLEMANLLVADAKSKKI; from the coding sequence ATGTCACACTTTTTAAGCTTAATTAATATAATATTAGCCATTATATATTTCTTTAAGAAGAAGGCCAAAATGTTTTTAAATACACCAACTAAAACCCGTATACTTGTAAATATGGCGTTGAGTCAACTGGGGTTTGCTGCTATCAGTATTGTTGCCATACTGAGTGAACACGCAGTGGGAGCAATTATTGCAGTCAATGTTGCATTTGCCCTTGTGATTGCTTACACCAATTATGCTGCAATGAACCGAATCGTTGGAGGAATTGAAAGAGTCAAAGAATACATGGAAGATCTCATGGAATTTGTTTTTTATCGAAAAAATAAAGTTCGAAAAGCAATCTACATTAAAAATGATGACATCGGACTGATTTTACGAGAACTCAACGAATATGCAGATAAATTCAATGAGATGCGAAACAATGACATGCACGTATTGGGTGAAGTAGTCATTGCTTTAGATAAAGTTTCGCAAGGTATCTACAACACACGTATTCACTCTGATTCAAATAACTTTATGATTCACGCACTTAAAAAAGTGGTCAACCAAATGCTTGATACCACCGATCACAACATGGAAAAATTGGTTCAAATTGTCGAAGAATACACCAACAGTGACTACCGAAATCAAATGGATATCAACCCGATTTTAAAAGGGAAAATGAAATTAACACTTGAACGGATCAATCAATTGGGTCGAGAGCTTAATGAAAATGCACGAAAGAACCTTAAAAATGGTGAACTCTTAGAATACAACTCAACCACCATGAATCAATCGGTTGAGAACTTAGCAAGCAAAGCCAATGAACAAGCAGCATCATTAGAGCAAACTGCTGCTGCGGTTGAAGAGATTACTTCTATTACCAAAAACAATGCACAAAATGCATCCAAAATGGCCAACTTAAGTGAAGTAGTGAGAGAGTCTGTTTTAGAAGGTGAAAAACTCGCAACCAAAACAGCAAATTCGATGGATGAAATCAATGAACAAGTTACTGCGATTAATGAAGCCATTTCAGTCATTGATCAAATCGCATTTCAAACCAATATTCTATCCCTGAATGCGGCTGTTGAAGCAGCAACTGCGGGGGAAGCAGGTAAAGGGTTCGCCGTGGTTGCACAAGAGGTTCGAAATCTTGCTTCAAGAAGTGCTGAAGCAGCCAAAGAGATTAAAGAGATTGTGGAGAATGCAACCCTTAAAACCAATGATGGAAAAGATATCTCTGATGAAATGAGTCAAGGGTATGAAAATCTCAATAAACTCATTACGCAAACCATTGATTTAATCAAAGATGTCAGTAACTCATCCAAAGAGCAACTCACAGGAATTGAACAAATTAACGATGCCGTTACCATGCTTGATAGAGTAACACAAGACAATGCACACGAAGCTAACAATGTTTCAAGTATTGCACAAGAGACGCTTGAAATGGCAAACTTACTTGTAGCAGATGCAAAAAGCAAAAAAATATAA
- a CDS encoding radical SAM/SPASM domain-containing protein gives MTNICNLKCTFCPPKTLPNTTMSLELFDSINAQVKKLTHELSYHIVGDPLVLSNLKEYLDISLKHELKVNIVTTANNLTTSMFEFLTHKAIRQVNFSLNSYNANSHKKSLQEYLQPIFEFAHYVQEQQKELFINFRLWNFDEDLSAQFFNENVFAYANAFFNQELSFSDVQKERPKSLRIAKKLFFHFDDYFNWPTLQGQSKLKHGFCYGLKSHFGILSSGRVVPCCLDKDGIIDLGNIHEQTLEDILNSSRVKQIQKGFLNQQAVEELCQKCEYKERFLKDNDE, from the coding sequence ATCACCAATATTTGTAATTTAAAATGTACATTTTGTCCCCCTAAAACATTGCCCAATACAACCATGTCTTTAGAGCTTTTTGATAGCATCAATGCACAAGTAAAAAAGCTCACGCATGAATTGTCCTATCATATTGTGGGTGACCCACTGGTATTGAGTAATTTAAAAGAGTATTTGGACATCAGTTTAAAGCATGAATTAAAGGTGAATATTGTCACAACAGCCAATAACTTAACCACTTCCATGTTTGAATTTCTAACTCACAAAGCCATACGACAAGTCAATTTTTCGTTAAACTCTTATAATGCCAATTCGCATAAAAAGTCTTTGCAAGAGTATTTACAACCCATTTTCGAATTTGCACACTATGTACAAGAGCAGCAAAAAGAGCTTTTTATTAATTTTCGTTTGTGGAATTTTGATGAGGATTTAAGCGCTCAATTTTTCAATGAGAATGTCTTTGCATATGCGAATGCATTTTTTAATCAAGAGCTCTCTTTTAGTGATGTTCAAAAAGAGCGACCCAAAAGTTTGAGAATTGCTAAAAAGCTCTTTTTTCACTTTGATGACTATTTTAATTGGCCAACACTTCAAGGACAAAGCAAATTGAAACATGGATTTTGTTATGGTTTGAAATCTCATTTTGGTATTTTAAGTTCAGGAAGAGTGGTTCCATGCTGTTTGGATAAAGATGGCATTATTGATTTAGGTAATATCCATGAACAAACTTTAGAGGATATACTTAACAGCTCAAGAGTCAAACAAATCCAAAAGGGGTTTTTAAACCAACAAGCTGTAGAAGAGCTGTGCCAAAAATGCGAATATAAAGAACGATTTTTAAAGGATAATGATGAGTGA
- a CDS encoding EI24 domain-containing protein yields the protein MSEMKLFSMALKDFFTRPILKIALYPFFITLILMYVLFFTAADFGLDSMQNHVLQVQQQHIAMENGEMVTTTTNETYFGKGVIEYLLQFSITSWLVGFLVYTLGTIFVMLFSLFIALVVVGFLTPSILKVLQQRHYQNLEFKGYGNVVNTLWIFAKSFLVMILLFIILAPLYFIPVLNIVALNVPFYYFFYKLLNFDVTSTIMNKNEEAFIKTKEGNAFHVRTIVLYLISMIPFIALFSTVFYIVYLGHAYMNRLTQVREQEIPLDN from the coding sequence ATGAGTGAGATGAAACTGTTTTCAATGGCATTAAAAGATTTTTTTACGAGACCGATTTTAAAAATAGCGTTGTATCCCTTTTTTATTACATTGATTTTAATGTATGTGCTCTTTTTTACTGCTGCAGATTTTGGTTTAGACAGCATGCAAAACCATGTACTGCAAGTGCAACAACAACACATTGCAATGGAAAATGGAGAGATGGTGACAACCACAACCAATGAGACCTATTTTGGTAAAGGGGTCATAGAGTATCTCTTACAGTTTTCTATTACGTCATGGTTAGTAGGGTTTTTAGTTTATACCTTAGGAACTATTTTCGTGATGCTTTTCTCTTTGTTTATCGCTTTAGTGGTGGTTGGGTTTTTAACGCCCTCTATTTTAAAAGTTTTGCAACAACGACACTATCAAAACTTAGAGTTTAAAGGGTATGGAAATGTTGTTAATACACTTTGGATATTTGCAAAGAGTTTTTTAGTGATGATTTTGCTTTTTATTATTCTTGCACCATTGTACTTTATCCCTGTATTAAATATTGTGGCATTGAATGTACCGTTTTACTACTTTTTTTATAAGTTATTGAATTTTGATGTAACGTCAACGATTATGAATAAAAATGAAGAGGCATTTATTAAAACAAAAGAGGGGAATGCATTTCATGTACGAACAATTGTGTTGTATCTTATTTCCATGATTCCATTTATAGCGCTGTTTTCTACGGTATTTTACATTGTCTATTTGGGGCATGCGTATATGAATCGTTTAACGCAAGTAAGAGAACAAGAGATACCTCTAGATAACTAG
- a CDS encoding response regulator translates to MLSKELIDQLSNFTLLYVEDEEGIRNNIFEIFQDVFKEIHLAKNGEEAYKIYTEQKPDLIITDIRMPKMDGIELIEKIRQTNSKVRVIIFSAYTDLDYMLKAAELHLVKYIIKPVNEEKLVDALESFLNSYEGTKIYTLIPQWLFDEGRSTIKGPEEEFILTKKETKFLKLLLKKHRIITYEEMENLIWTHEHIMTQNALRLFIKNFRKKLPPNILKNVQGIGYQLVI, encoded by the coding sequence TTGTTAAGTAAAGAGCTTATTGACCAGTTATCAAATTTTACTCTTTTGTATGTTGAAGATGAAGAGGGTATTCGAAACAATATCTTTGAGATTTTTCAAGATGTCTTCAAAGAGATTCATTTAGCAAAAAATGGTGAAGAAGCTTACAAAATCTACACTGAACAAAAACCAGACTTAATCATCACAGATATTCGTATGCCTAAAATGGATGGCATTGAACTCATTGAAAAAATCAGACAAACCAACTCGAAAGTACGAGTGATTATCTTCTCAGCGTATACCGACTTAGACTATATGCTCAAAGCGGCTGAACTGCACTTAGTAAAATACATCATTAAACCTGTTAATGAAGAGAAACTTGTGGATGCTTTAGAGAGTTTTTTAAACAGTTATGAAGGTACAAAAATCTATACCCTTATTCCTCAATGGCTTTTTGATGAAGGAAGAAGCACCATTAAGGGACCTGAAGAGGAGTTTATTTTAACCAAAAAAGAGACCAAGTTCTTAAAATTGCTTCTTAAAAAACACCGAATCATTACTTATGAAGAGATGGAAAACCTTATCTGGACGCATGAACATATCATGACACAAAATGCGTTGCGTCTGTTTATTAAAAACTTCAGAAAGAAACTGCCACCCAATATTTTAAAAAATGTTCAAGGAATTGGATACCAACTAGTTATCTAG
- a CDS encoding cache domain-containing protein, which yields MIASISYYYVKNTYGDFDRDMKQLVNDYYTTQKQIIKKEVDVVIDIINYKALSSTEEEKYVKEEMVRLLHNISFQEGKSNYVFVYEVENLEGGDKFAKMLVNPNRPDLLGKYLSSNYEDENGKKFREEFLRLIRKKGDAFTQYAYKKPFENEIKQKLSYFKYYPNWNWIVAAGIYLDDIEKDIEKRKSVLENKVKKQVLQTLFLFVVFLSVAIVFSILVSQKIEEFFNEYKEKVQKKSDDLIELNKNLGLRVQEELSKNREKEQILVQKSKFIALGEMISNIAHQWRQPLSELSSVLMAIKFKHTMGKLDNEFLQTKTSEADRLLEYMSHTIEDFRNFFMPKKEKEEFLIFDSIQSVMTIIGSALKENNISVNIDVDKKAKLNTFLNEYEQVVLNIVSNAKDVLIQNRVINPTIDLFLKQENDAMILMIQDNGGGIQVSPKSKIFEPYFTTKDDSHGTGIGLYMSKIIVEKNMRGKLKVKNTQTGACFEIIVPIV from the coding sequence ATGATCGCGTCGATTTCCTACTATTATGTGAAAAATACTTATGGAGATTTTGACCGAGATATGAAGCAGTTGGTCAATGATTATTATACCACCCAAAAGCAAATCATTAAAAAAGAGGTGGATGTTGTTATTGACATCATCAACTATAAAGCGCTCTCCTCAACGGAAGAAGAAAAATATGTCAAAGAGGAGATGGTTCGACTTTTACATAATATCTCATTTCAAGAGGGGAAGAGTAACTATGTTTTTGTGTATGAAGTTGAAAACCTTGAAGGGGGAGATAAGTTTGCAAAAATGTTGGTCAATCCCAACCGACCCGATTTGTTGGGTAAATATCTCTCTTCAAATTATGAAGATGAAAACGGTAAAAAGTTTCGTGAAGAGTTTTTACGATTGATTCGAAAAAAAGGGGATGCATTTACACAATATGCCTATAAAAAACCTTTTGAAAATGAGATCAAACAAAAACTCTCTTACTTTAAATATTATCCCAATTGGAACTGGATTGTTGCAGCGGGTATTTATTTAGATGACATTGAAAAAGATATTGAAAAACGAAAAAGTGTTTTAGAAAACAAAGTAAAAAAGCAAGTGCTTCAAACACTTTTTTTATTTGTTGTGTTTCTCTCTGTGGCGATTGTTTTTTCAATTTTAGTGAGCCAAAAAATTGAAGAGTTTTTCAATGAATACAAAGAGAAAGTACAGAAAAAATCAGATGATTTAATTGAATTGAATAAAAACTTAGGGCTTCGAGTACAAGAGGAGCTTTCTAAAAACAGAGAAAAAGAGCAGATTTTGGTTCAAAAATCCAAGTTCATTGCATTAGGAGAGATGATTTCAAATATCGCACACCAATGGCGTCAACCTCTTTCAGAACTCTCTTCTGTGCTTATGGCCATCAAGTTTAAACACACCATGGGAAAACTGGATAATGAGTTTTTACAAACAAAAACAAGTGAAGCGGACCGACTCCTTGAGTATATGTCGCATACCATTGAAGATTTTAGAAACTTTTTCATGCCTAAAAAGGAGAAAGAGGAGTTTCTTATCTTTGATTCCATACAAAGTGTTATGACCATTATTGGATCAGCTCTCAAAGAGAATAATATCAGTGTGAATATTGATGTGGACAAAAAAGCAAAACTCAATACTTTTTTAAACGAGTATGAACAAGTGGTGTTGAATATTGTATCAAATGCTAAAGATGTGTTGATACAAAACAGGGTGATAAATCCCACAATTGATCTCTTTTTAAAGCAAGAGAATGATGCAATGATTTTGATGATTCAAGATAATGGAGGAGGCATTCAAGTCTCTCCTAAATCAAAAATATTTGAACCTTATTTTACAACCAAAGATGATTCTCATGGTACAGGAATTGGATTGTATATGTCAAAAATCATTGTAGAAAAAAATATGAGAGGAAAACTCAAAGTAAAAAATACCCAAACAGGAGCCTGTTTTGAAATAATTGTACCTATTGTCTAA